TCGGGGAGGGCGGGAAAGAATGCGGGAAAGAAAGGGCGGGAGAATCCGTGAAAGAGGCTCCGGAAGGATCGGTGGAGTGACCCGCGGAAGAATCTTCGTCCACCGCCCTCTCTGAAATGAAATAGATGTCTCACGATCCGGACCAGGGATAGAAACTCCGGTCCGGTGAGTGAGACTGGTCCAACCGTTGACGGTATGAGGAAACGAGGTCGGATGATGCGTACGCGTCCGCTGAAGGTGGCGCTGCTGGGCTGTGGAGTGGTCGGCTCAGAGGTGGCGCGCATCATGACGACGCACGCCGACGACCTCGCCGCGAGGATCGGCGCGCCGGTGGAGCTGGCCGGCGTGGCCGTGCGGCGGCCCTCCAAGGTGCGCGACGGCATCGACCCCTCCCTCGTCACCACCGACGCCACCGCCCTCGTCAAGCGCGGTGACATCGATGTGGTGGTCGAGGTCATCGGCGGGATCGAGCCCGCTCGTACGCTCATCACCACCGCCTTCGAGTACGGCGCGTCCGTCGTCTCCGCGAACAAGGCGCTCCTCGCCCAGGACGGCGCCGCTCTGCACGCCGTCGCCGAGGAGCACGGCGAGGACCTGTACTACGAGGCCGCCGTCGCCGGCGCCATCCCGCTGATCCGCCCGCTGCGCGAGTCCCTCGCCGGGGACAAGGTCAACCGGGTGCTCGGGATCGTCAACGGCACCACCAACTTCATCCTCGACAAGATGGACTCCACCGGCGCCGGGTATCAGGAGGCCCTCGACGAGGCCACCGCCCTCGGGTACGCGGAGGCCGACCCCACCGCCGACGTCGAGGCCTTCGACGCCGCCGCCAAGGCCGCCATCCTCGCCGGGATCGCCTTCCACACGCGCGTGCGCCTCGACGACGTCTACCGCGAGGGCATGACCGAGATCACCGCCGCCGACTTCGTCTCGGCCAGGAACATGGGCTGCACCATCAAGCTGCTCGCCATCTGCGAGCGGGCGGCCGACGGCGGGTCCGTCACCGCGCGCGTGCACCCCGCGATGATCCCGCTGACCCACCCGCTCGCCTCCGTACGCGGCGCCTACAACGCCGTGTTCGTCGAGTCGGACGCGGCCGGGCAGCTGATGTTCTACGGTCCCGGCGCCGGCGGTGCTCCCACCGCCTCCGCCGTGCTCGGCGACCTCGTCGCCGTCTGCCGTAACCGGCTCAGCGGGGCAACGGGGCCCGGCGAGTCGGCGTACGCCGCCCTGCCGGTGTCGCCCATGGGCGACGTCGTCACGCGCTACCACATCAGCCTCGACGTCGCCGACAAACCGGGCGTTCTCGCCCAGGTGGCGACCGTGTTCGCCGAGCACGGCGTATCGATCGATACGGTGCGCCAGCAGGGCAAGGACGGCGAGGCCTCCCTCGTCGTCGTCACCCACCGCGCGTCCGACGCCTCCCTGACCGGGACCGTCGAGGCGTTGCGCAAGCTCGACACCGTGCGGGGTGTCGCCAGCATCATGCGGGTTGAAGGAGAGTAACCAGCAATGACCCACCAGTGGCGCGGAATCATCGAGGAGTACCGGGACCGACTGCCGGTATCCGACACCACACCGGTCGTGACGCTCCGTGAGGGCGGCACGCCCCTCGTGCCCGCGCAGGTGCTCTCCGAGCGCACGGGCTGCGAGGTCCACCTCAAGGTGGAGGGCGCCAACCCGACCGGGTCCTTCAAGGACCGCGGCATGACCATGGCCATCAGCAAGGCCAAGGAGGAGGGGGCGCAGGCCGTCATCTGTGCCTCCACGGGCAACACCTCTGCCTCCGCGGCCGCCTACGCGGTCCGCGCGGGCATGGTCTCCGCCGTGCTCGTGCCGCAGGGCAAGATCGCGCTCGGCAAGATGGGGCAGGCCCTCGTCCACGGCGCGACGATCCTCCAGGTCGACGGCAACTTCGACGACTGCCTCACGCTCGCTCGCTCGCTGAGCGACAACTACCCGGTGGCGCTGGTCAATTCGGTCAACCCGGTGCGCATCGAGGGGCAGAAGACGGCCGCGTTCGAGATCGTGGACATGCTGGGCGACGCCCCCGACATCCACGTCCTCCCGGTCGGCAACGCGGGCAACATCACCGCGTACTGGAAGGGGTACAAGGAGTACGCCGCCGACGGCATCGCCCGGCAGACGCCCCGGATGTGGGGTTTCCAGGCGTCCGGCTCCGCCCCCATCGTGCGCGGCGAGATCGTCAAGGACCCCTCCACCCTCGCCACCGCGATCCGCATCGGCAACCCGGCCTCCTGGCAGTACGCCCTGGCGGCGCGGGACGAGTCCGGCGGGCTCATCGACGAGGTGACGGACCGTGAGATCCTGCGCGCCTACCGGCTGTTGGCCGCTCAGGAGGGCGTTTTCGTGGAGCCCGCGTCCGCCGCGTCCGTGGCCGGTCTGCTGAAGGCGGCCGAGCAGGGCAAGGTCGATCCGGGGCAGACGATCGTGTGCACCGTCACCGGCAACGGCCTGAAGGACCCGGGCTGGGCGACCGAGGGCGCCCCGCGTCCGGTCGTCGTCCCGGTCGACGCCGCGGCCGCCGCCGCCCGCCTCGGCCTCGTCTGACGGTCGACCCCACCGGGGCGACCCCCACCGGGGCGACCCCCACCGGAGCGCCCGACCCGATTCCACCAGGGCGACCCACCCGATCCCACCGGGTTAACCCTCACAGGGGTGCACAGGGGGCTTACGACACGCATCGTGCGCCTCCTGTGCGCCCTATGTCGCCACAGAACCTTCCTTCGATAGGCTGTACTGAACCCGCCCGCCGCATATGCCTCCGCGTACGGCATGGTGCCGCGTCGTCGCCGCGGCCTCCGGGTTCCCCGTACACAGGTCGTCGTACATATGTCGTCCCACACATCGCGCCGTACACCTTTCGCCGTACCCATCGAATGTCATTCGACAGTCACGCAGCTCAAGGAGAGTCATCGCGAGATGGCCGGTCCCGCCTTCCGCGCCGCCCCCGTCCGGGTGCGCGTCCCCGCCACCAGCGCCAACCTCGGCCCGGGCTTCGACGCCTTCGGCCTCGGCCTGGGGCTCTACGACGACGTCGTCGTCCGGGTGGCCGACTCCGGGCTGCACATCGACATCGCGGGCGAGGGCAGCGAGACGCTGCCGCGCGACGAGAAGCACCTTCTCGTCCGCTCCCTGCGCACCGCCTTCGACGTCCTCGGCGGCCAGCCGCGCGGGCTGGAGATCGTCTGCGCCAACCGCATCCCGCACGGCCGTGGCCTGGGCTCTTCCTCCGCCGCGATCTGCGCCGGCATCGTCGCCGCACGCGCGGTGACCATAGGCGGCGAGGGCAAGCTCGACGACGCCGCCCTGCTGGAGCTGGCGACCGAGATCGAGGGCCACCCCGACAACGTCGCGGCCTGTCTGCTCGGCGGGTTCACCCTGTCGTGGATGGAGGCGGGCGCCGCGCGGGCGATCAGGATGGAACCCGCCGATTCCATCGTTCCGGTGGTTTTCGTGCCCGGAAAGCCGGTCCTCACCGAGACCGCGCGCGGACTGCTCCCGCGCTCCGTGCCGCACGTCGACGCCGCCGCCAACGCGGGCCGTGCCGCCCTGCTCGTCGAGGCCCTCACCCGGCGCCCCGAGCTGCTGCTGCCCGCCACCGAGGACCGTCTGCACCAGGAGTACCGCGCACCGGCCATGCCGGACAGCGCGGCGCTGGTGGAGCGGCTGCGCGCCGACGGGATTCCCGCGGTGATCTCCGGCGCCGGACCCACCGTGATGGCGCTGGCCGACGAGGGCACGGCCGCCAAGGTGGAAGCCCTGGCGGGCGCGGACTGGGCCGCGAACCGGCTGGCCCTGGACCTGCAGGGAGCGAGCGTATTGCCGCTCGCGCCCACCGGCGCCGGCGACATTTAGTGCGCCGTCGCCGGATTTCGAGAGGGGGAATGTTTGTTGGATCCGGTAGTGTTAACCTCAAGTCTGCACCCGACCCCACCATGGCGAGGTGCTTCGTGTCCCCCTTCGGGACAGACATTCTTCCGGGAGCTTCCCAAGCCGCACTGCGTTCCGTACGTCGTACCTGGGCAGTACGCCGTACATCGACGTTGAGCGGTCTGCAGGGCACGCTCCGGAATTGGTGCGACCAAGCCACGTGACACTGGGTGTCACGGCTCGTCGAGGAAGCGCCATCACCAGCAAATCTCTCTTCCGCCGCTGTGGCGGACCACCGCCCCGGCTTCGCCTCAGCAAGGACCGAAGTCGGACAGCACAACCGGTCGCCGAGCCAGACAGGCCGACGTCCGCTCCAGGGAAGGACCCTTCGTGAGCGACACCACCGATCTGATGGGCGCACGTGTCGAGGAGACCGCTGCCGCGCCCTCCACGGACGCCTCCGCGCCTGCCACCGGTGCCGGCTCCCGGCGGCGCCGTGGTACCGGCCTCGACGGCATGGTGCTGGCCGAGCTGCAGCAGGTCGCATCCGGCCTCGGCATCAGGGGCACCGCGCGCATGCGCAAGAGCCAGCTGATCGAGGTCATCAAGGAGGCGCAGGCGGGCGGGGGTGCCGCGGCTCCCAAGGCAGCCTCTGCCCCTGCCGGGGACGCCGCCGAGACCAAGCCCAGGCGCCGCGCCACCTCCAAGGCTCGTACCGGCGACGACGCCGTCGAGAAGAAGGCGGACGCCGTCAAGGCCGAGGCCCCCGCCGAGAAGGCCGTGGCCCAGCAGCAGATCGAGATCCCCGGCCAGCCGGCCGGCGCCGACGCCCCCGTGGAGCGCCGCCGTCGCCGTGCCACCGCCGACGCGGGCAGCCCCGAGACGGTCGTGGCCGAGGCGAAGAGCGAGCCGAAGGTCGAGACCCCCGCGCAGCCGCAGGGCGAGGCCAAGGCCGACGCCGGCGACGCTGAGGGCCGCCGCCGCGACCGCCGTGAGCGCGGCCGTGACCGTAACGACCGCAGTGACCGTGGTGACCGCGCCGACCGTGGTGACCGCGGCGACCGCGCCGACCGCGGCGACCGTCGCAAGAGCGAGGACCAGCAGGGCGGCGGACAGCCGCAGCGTCAGCAGCAGAGCCAGCCGCAGGGCGGAGGCCGTCAGGACCGCCAGCAGCGCGACAACGGTCCGCAGGACGACGACGAGTTCGGCGACGGCCGCCGTGGCCGTCGCGGCCGCTACCGGGACCGCCGTGGCCGCCGTGGCCGCGACGAGATCGGCACGCCGGAGCCGCAGCTCGCCGACGACGACGTCCTGATCCCCGTCGCGGGCATCCTGGACATCCTCGACAACTACGCCTTCATCCGTACGTCGGGCTACCTGCCGGGCCCCAACGACGTGTACGTCTCCCTCGCCCAGGTCCGCAAGAACGGCCTGCGCAAGGGCGACCACATCACCGGTGCGGTCCGTCAGCCGAAGGAGGGCGAGCGCCGCGAGAAGTTCAACGCGCTGGTGCGCCTGGACTCGACCAACGGCATGGCCCCCGACTCCGGTCGCGGGCGGCCGGAGTTCAACAAGCTGACCCCGCTCTACCCGCAGGACCGCCTCCGTCTGGAGACGGACCCGGGCGTGCTCACCACCCGCATCATCGACCT
This window of the Streptomyces sp. NBC_01275 genome carries:
- a CDS encoding homoserine dehydrogenase, giving the protein MMRTRPLKVALLGCGVVGSEVARIMTTHADDLAARIGAPVELAGVAVRRPSKVRDGIDPSLVTTDATALVKRGDIDVVVEVIGGIEPARTLITTAFEYGASVVSANKALLAQDGAALHAVAEEHGEDLYYEAAVAGAIPLIRPLRESLAGDKVNRVLGIVNGTTNFILDKMDSTGAGYQEALDEATALGYAEADPTADVEAFDAAAKAAILAGIAFHTRVRLDDVYREGMTEITAADFVSARNMGCTIKLLAICERAADGGSVTARVHPAMIPLTHPLASVRGAYNAVFVESDAAGQLMFYGPGAGGAPTASAVLGDLVAVCRNRLSGATGPGESAYAALPVSPMGDVVTRYHISLDVADKPGVLAQVATVFAEHGVSIDTVRQQGKDGEASLVVVTHRASDASLTGTVEALRKLDTVRGVASIMRVEGE
- the thrC gene encoding threonine synthase, with the translated sequence MTHQWRGIIEEYRDRLPVSDTTPVVTLREGGTPLVPAQVLSERTGCEVHLKVEGANPTGSFKDRGMTMAISKAKEEGAQAVICASTGNTSASAAAYAVRAGMVSAVLVPQGKIALGKMGQALVHGATILQVDGNFDDCLTLARSLSDNYPVALVNSVNPVRIEGQKTAAFEIVDMLGDAPDIHVLPVGNAGNITAYWKGYKEYAADGIARQTPRMWGFQASGSAPIVRGEIVKDPSTLATAIRIGNPASWQYALAARDESGGLIDEVTDREILRAYRLLAAQEGVFVEPASAASVAGLLKAAEQGKVDPGQTIVCTVTGNGLKDPGWATEGAPRPVVVPVDAAAAAARLGLV
- the thrB gene encoding homoserine kinase, with product MAGPAFRAAPVRVRVPATSANLGPGFDAFGLGLGLYDDVVVRVADSGLHIDIAGEGSETLPRDEKHLLVRSLRTAFDVLGGQPRGLEIVCANRIPHGRGLGSSSAAICAGIVAARAVTIGGEGKLDDAALLELATEIEGHPDNVAACLLGGFTLSWMEAGAARAIRMEPADSIVPVVFVPGKPVLTETARGLLPRSVPHVDAAANAGRAALLVEALTRRPELLLPATEDRLHQEYRAPAMPDSAALVERLRADGIPAVISGAGPTVMALADEGTAAKVEALAGADWAANRLALDLQGASVLPLAPTGAGDI
- the rho gene encoding transcription termination factor Rho gives rise to the protein MSDTTDLMGARVEETAAAPSTDASAPATGAGSRRRRGTGLDGMVLAELQQVASGLGIRGTARMRKSQLIEVIKEAQAGGGAAAPKAASAPAGDAAETKPRRRATSKARTGDDAVEKKADAVKAEAPAEKAVAQQQIEIPGQPAGADAPVERRRRRATADAGSPETVVAEAKSEPKVETPAQPQGEAKADAGDAEGRRRDRRERGRDRNDRSDRGDRADRGDRGDRADRGDRRKSEDQQGGGQPQRQQQSQPQGGGRQDRQQRDNGPQDDDEFGDGRRGRRGRYRDRRGRRGRDEIGTPEPQLADDDVLIPVAGILDILDNYAFIRTSGYLPGPNDVYVSLAQVRKNGLRKGDHITGAVRQPKEGERREKFNALVRLDSTNGMAPDSGRGRPEFNKLTPLYPQDRLRLETDPGVLTTRIIDLVAPIGKGQRGLIVAPPKTGKTMIMQAIANAITHNNPECHLMVVLVDERPEEVTDMQRSVKGEVISSTFDRPAEDHTTVAELAIERAKRLVELGHDVVVLLDSITRLGRAYNLAAPASGRILSGGVDSTALYPPKRFFGAARNIEDGGSLTILATALVDTGSRMDEVIFEEFKGTGNAELKLDRKLADKRIFPAVDVDASGTRKEEILLGNDELAITWKLRRVLHALDQQQAIELLLDKMKQTKSNAEFLMQIQKTTPTSGNND